The genomic stretch GGAAAGGAAATCCACGTTAACAGAGGTTCTGAACTTCAGGCCTTCCGCTAATTGGTATTCCAGGTATTGGCCAGCTATTATCCTGTTGGTCTTATTGAGGTTGGTAGATTGCTCCGCAAGACCTACTGGGTTTCGTTTACCAAACTGATATCCATTGATAGAGCCATCCGGTAAATACATTGAATACGATGGAGGGCGGATAAGCAATTCGCGAATGATACTTAGGTTTCCTGTTCCTGCTGCATTGATCCTGTTGTTGACGCCATTGGAGTAGGATATACTTTGCCCCACAGTAAGGCGATCAGTTACTTTGAAATCCACATTAAGCCGAGAAGTGATCCTGCGGTAGTTGGAATTGATGATAATCCCATCTTGGTCCAAAAATGAGGTGCTCCAGGCATACCTGGTATTTTCGGAACCTCCCTGAATGGACAGGTCCACATTCGTCTGGACTGCCTTTCTGAGCAGTTCACTTTGCCAATCCACATCTCCATTGTTGGTAGAACTCAGCGAATCGACGATGGCAGAAATGGGCTCCCTTCCACCATCTGAATTGGCATAGGAATCCAGTACGGCACTTCTGTATTGGCTTGCATTGAGCACGTCCAGCTTTCTGGTAATTTGACTTACCCCCGTATGCGCGTTCACGTTAATTTGCGCCCTACCTTCCTTTCCTCTTTTTGTGGTAATCAACACCACCCCATTTGCAGCCCTCGAACCATAAATAGCTGTAGAAGCAGCATCTTTCAGTACTTCAATAGACTCGATATCCGCCGGGTTAATGGCGGCCAATGGATTGAGCCCAAAATTCTCCGAACCGTTTAAAGAAGACGTTACATTGGTTTCGATCGGCACTCCATCGACCACATATAAGGGATTGTTCCCGGCATTGAGCGAGGAACTCCCCCGGATATTGATTGTCATGCCTCCCCCCGGGGCTCCGGAATTGGATGTCACCTGCACACCGGCAGCCCTTCCCTGCAAAAGTGATATGGGATCCTGCATATTTGTTTTGCGCACTTCATCACTTCCCACCGAGACAATAGACCCCGTCAAATTTCTTTTTTCCTGCACGCCATACCCCACGATAACTACCTCATCCAAATCACTTGCATTGGAAATGAGCGTCACATCCAGAACTGATCGGCTACCGATCGTGATTTCTTGCTTGGAATATCCCAAATATGAGTAAATCAATACATCCTCCGGAGACACACCCTCAATGGAATAGGCTCCATCCATATCGGTGACCACTCCCTTGGAAGTGCCTTTTACCAATACAGAAACACCGATCAAAGGCTCGCCACTATCTCCATCCTTTACCACTCCTTTCACTACAGTCCCTTGCGCAAACAGACCTAAAGACCCAACCATACTTATTAAAATAATTAATAAAGAAAACCAAGATTTGACCTGTACAAACCTGTTGAAATACCCCATAGAATTTGGATTAAAATGTTTTCAGAAGAATTTTCATAATCATATTATCCAAATGTAAACGTTATGCAAAAAAATAGCAAACGTTTGCATATATTTTTCATTACACTTAATGAATTATTGGAGTGGTGCATATATTTGAATTACATCCCTACTTATCATTTAAGAGGCCCTTTTAAAAATTATCCTTATATTGCAAACGTTTGCCGAAAGTTTTCCATGATTAAAAGAAGAATTACCCTAAAGGATTTGTCCAAAGAACTTGACCTGGCTGTTTCAACAATTTCACGAGCCTTGGACGACCATCCTGGAATAAGCCCAGAAACAAAGGAAAGAGTCAAGCTAAAAGCCGATGAATTGGGCTTTACCCGGAATTCCATTGCTTCGAGTTTTAGAAAAAGTAAAACACTAACGATAGGGGTAATTGCTCCTCAAATCGACATCCACTTTCATTCACTTGTCATCAGCGGAATAGAGGAATATGCCTATAAGGCAGGTTACAACGTAACGATTTTCCAAAGCAGAAACTCATTCAAACGAGAAAAGAGAATTACCGAAACCCTGCAGAACAATATGTTTGCTGGAGTAATCATCTGCCAAGGAGCAGAAACAAGGGGCATAGACCACTTTAAGAAACTGAAAAAGATGAAAATGCCCTTGGTCTTTTATGACCGGGTGCCTACGGGCTTTGAGGCGAACAAAGTTATCATCAATGATTTTGAATCTTCATTGCGGGCCACGGAACATTTGATCGAAAAAGGATGTAAAAATATAGCACATATTGGTGGTCCTCAAACAACTGGAATTTTCAAATCCAGATATGAAGGTTTTAGGAAAGCATTGGAAAATCACCATCTTGAGATTTCATCCAGTTTCATCCACTTTACAAAGGGGTTAACCTATGACGAAGGCCTGTCAGCTGCAAAAGAACTTCTTTCCCAACCTGTCAAACCGGATGGAATTTTTTGCTCCAATGACTACACCGCGGTCAGTGCCATTCAGGTATTCCAAAAAAATGGGTTCAAAGTACCAGACCAAGTGGCAGTTGTCGGCTTTAGCAATTATCCAATTTCCAAAATCATAGAACCCAACCTTTCTTCGGTAAACGACCGGGCGTTCGAAATGGGCCAAGCGGCAGCAAAACTTCTTATCAGGCAAATTGAAGATGAGGAGGATTTGATCGAGTCTGAAATTGTCACGCTAAAAACTGAATTGATTATCAGAGAGTCCAGTTCAAAAAAACAGGGGGATATTTCCTAAAACCAGTTGCCATTCCCCTCAACACTGATATCCTAAGGAGCGAGTGATAAACAAAAGAATTTCACTTCTCCTTAGAAAGGGCGCCACTTGAGAAAAGAAAAAAAAGGGCCCTAAAGCCCTCTTATATCAGCGAAGGAATAAAACCTTCTGCAGTGATGGGGAGTGTTGTATTCAATCTTCTCCCAATTATATTTATGTAAGTTATTTCAAAAAATCTGAGATTGCATTTGCAATTTGCCCAGGCTTCTCCTCAGCAAGAAAATGCCCGCATCCTTCTATCTCCATCATTTCATACTCAAAAGCATTCCGGGAAAGGAAACCCTCCAAGATTCCCTGGGTAGCAGATGATGCAATTCCCATGGTCAAATTGTTAATTTTAGGATAGGTTTTCTGTTCTGAAATATCCTCTCCGAAAGTTTGATACCATGCATTGGATGCTCTTATGTTTTCTCTGTTATTATAGTGGTGACTGTACACTGCACGGTCAAAATCATTGATGGCATCTTTATTAATAAGGAGCCTGTCCAAAACATGGTTTAACAACAATTCAAAACGTCCTTCCAGCAATTGGCTAGGCAAATCCCTTAACTGATTAAAAGCTACCCACCAAGGATAAACCGGGGCTCCTACAGGCAACATCGGAAGTTTATACAAGTTTTCATCGGGAGGTGGGGTATCTAAAAGAATCAGTTTATCAATGCTATCAGGATGGTTGACAGCAAATGAATAAGCGACATTGGCACCTATATCATGTCCGGCAATATGCGCGCTCTCGTACCCTAATGATATCACTAATTCTCTTATATCACCAGCCATGTTTTTCTTGGTATAGCCTTCTTCTGGTTTATCACTATCACCCATTCCACGCAGGTCAACTGCAATTACAGTATAATTCTCAGCTAGATACGGCATAATATGGCGGTAAGACCACCAGGTCTGAGGCCAGCCGGGCAATAATATCAATGGTTCTCCCCTTCCTCCCTTCACATAGTGAATATTTATTCCATTGACTTTCTGAAAGCAACTGGAGAAACCAGTCATTTTTTTGATAAGATTTTCTATTGAATATTGACTCATATCTATATGTTTTCCGATTCTGACTTTATTTTATTCTTTTAATCCAATAGCTCCTTTGAAGGAAATCCAAGCAAACTTCTTACTATCGTTCTTGGAAACATCCCCAGACTCAAAGGCATAAACAGTAGTTTCAATGATTGATCCGAACAAATTAAATATCCAAGGGATAGTTAGTTCTTCGTTAATGCGTTTCTCTTTTTGGAGATCCCTGATGATTTTTAACCATCTGTTTTTAACGCTATCGGATTCAAATTCATTTTTTCTTTCTAAACCTGAAAAGTCACTATTCTCATAGATTCTTTTGATGAATGAATACTTTGCTCCTTGTTCAATGGCGGCAAACAGCATGTTTCTTACTTTGCTTATTTGGTCACTGCCCCTTTCATAGGCTTCATTCATCGCTTTGTTACAACTTTCGAGCATCTCCTTTTTACAGCACTCCATTAAGTTTTGGCGACTTTCAAAATATCGATGCAGCGTTCTGCGAGTAACCCCAGCTTCTTCAGCAACTTTGTCCAGGGTGTTCGACTCATTACTTCGAAAGCACTTTACCGCGGCTGCTATAATTTTAGATTTCGTACCTCCCATGTCACAAACATATGAAAAATGTCACAAAAATATGACATAATAAAAAGAATAAATTAATCCGGCACCAGATTTACTATAAAATTGAAGGAGATTGCGGCCAAATACAGCCAAACTTGATTTGGGAAGTCCCGTGCGTACTATGGTGGATACTGCGCACGCCAGCGTAGTCGCATCGTGGGCTTAAAGCATACGGCCGTTTGCTGGATTTGCGTATATTTTTTATACAGCTCCCTTCCTGACCGATTCCTTCGGTACTGTTATGACATCATATCCATAATCGGCATAGGTCTCCCACATCTTCTCGAAGGTCAGGACAGCTTCCTTCCAATCCTGTTTCCGTTCACTGTCTGTTTGTTAGATTTCCTTCCAAGGGGGAAGGAAAAATACCGATGTAGTGTACCTCCAGTTTTTCGCATAGGCTTGCATCCTTTCACTTATGGGTGACTGGATAAGTGCCCGGTAGCATATGGCATCCAAAAATCCACGGTCAAAAAAGACAGGAATTTCCTTGCCTTCCCTATGACAGGTTTCCCCAAAACTCATGACGGAACGGTCAAACATGCTTTCCATAAAAATCCCCTGTCCCGCCAGGGAAGGGCATTGCCGTCCTTCTCCTGCAGTTCACGAGCGATCTCAGGCACCGTTTATGTCCCCTGTTTTTTTTCGTCCAAGAGCGCTGTTTTCCCCACTTCGGGGCCGCCTGTGATCACATAAAAGTTGCGCTTAAAACTTTGCTCCACCATTTACTGTTAATTCGTATTTATTGAACAATAATGAAAGGATGGACAGCCCCCATCCAACGCGTCTTTTTCAGGGTTTCTTCCGTTTGTACACCAACTGGACAAGACCTGTATCAAATGTTTTGGCAGCCACCAGTTCGAGCTTTTGTTCTGGCCTGCCCTCCTTGAACAGCCTTGTTCCTTCTCCGAGCAATACCGGTACCACCGAAATGGTCATTTCATCTACCAGGTCACTGTTCAACAGCTCATCAATGATTTCTGCACCACCGTCACAATAGATGTTCTTCCCGTCCCCGCTCTTTAACTTTTTCACCAACTCGGCAGGCCCTCCCGAATGGAATGTCACCTTGCCTTGGTTTGGCCTGGCTTTCCTGGTGATGACATGTACCTCCCTGTCCCCGTTGTCATAGTGGCCGGGACCTATGGTCCTCAGGACATAATCATAGGTCTTTCTTCCGACAATGACCGTATCTACCGTTGCCATGAATCCGGCATAGCCATAATCTTCCCCTTCCTTTTCTACTGAAGTCAGGAAACTTAAATCCTCATTTGGCCCGGAAATAAACCCATCCAGACTGGTGGCAATAAACAATGACAGTTTTCTCATGGATCTTTTTTTGACCAAAAAGCAAGATATAGGCACCTGCGCAATTTATTGTCATCAACTGTCCCATTTTAAATTGATGCACGGACAATATCCTTTGGGGCCTTTTCCATTAAATGCAATAAAAATACAGAAGCCAGATGGGCAAAACGGGAAGACTGCTGGTCATGCTGGTCTTTTCCGTTAAATCGTATTCACATTCGATCATGGACCTTATTCAATAGAGAAGCTCACACCACCCTGGGTTGCATATTTTTGGGACCGGCCAATAGAAAGCATCCACCGGTCATAGGTAGCTTTTGCCAGCCACTGTACCTGATAGTTATCTTTAAGCTCTGGGGCCGAAGCAGCTTTTTTGGCAAGGCTGTGGGCCTGTTCATAAAGGAAACTGTCATGCATCGGGTTATGGTGAAGGATAAAGGCTGCATGAAACCTATCGATGGGACTAAATTCCGATTCCCTGTCCATCACTTCTCTCACCTGTTTCAAGCGAACACTGTCCCTTCTGCGCATTTCCTTGCGGAAAGGGGGCACAAAAAACTGGAGGTTCATTCTGTCCCCTTGGTCGGTAGAATAGGCATGGGCAAGCACTTTGGAACTATCATCGGATGAAATAATGGGATCCGGCAATGGACGCAGCAGCCCAATTACCAAGCCGGTCAGGACGATTCCTAACATGGTCATCGGGGAATAGAACCTCTTTACCAACAGCTTGTTTCGCCACATCAATATTATTCCCGCCATAAGCATATATATGATCATCCCACCGAGCAGGGCCAATAATACGAATGCAAACCAGGGATATTGGTAGGAAAAATACGCCACCACCAAAAGGATGACGGCATAGGTTATCAGCTTCTTCATTATGATTGGTTTTACGATTTTTTACCCAGGAAGGAAATCAACGTCCACGTGCCCCATTCGTAAAACGGACACCTGTTGTACACCATTGGACACCTTTGACAATTGAAAAGCCATGAAACGTATCAGGATTATTTCTTAAAACGTACCTATTCAACCGCAGCGACCAATTTGGCAGGCGACTTGAAAACACCTCCATATTATTTGACCTATTATTTTCAATAACAGTACCAAAGCTTTCCGTATTCGGACCATATCGATCAAAAATGCGTAAGAGCCCAGCTATACCCAATAACTAAAAAAAGGACAAGCTCGTGACAAAAATACCAAAAACCACTCCCCACACTACTATAACCAGTACCAAAAACCTCCAGCGGGCTAAAGTAAGGGAAGACAGGTAAATAAACCAGAACAATATTTTTGACCTAAGCACTCCCAAAAAACAAAAGGTTAAAGCTTTTCCCATAAAATCACAGCATCAGCAGTCTCCCATACATTAGGATCTTCTGCCATAAAAAGTAAGGTCGTCATTAGGTTTCACTATAGCCCTCCCAGCGTGTAGCAAAAAAGTGATATTTTTCGAATTTTCAAATTAAAACCCATCCGTATTTAAGACAGCTCCGTTGCTTGCATTTGTTACCAATGCTCTGTATTGACGTAGCCAACCAGATGTCAATTCCTTTTTTATAGGGGTGAAATCAGCCTTTCTTTTAGCAATTTCATCATCTGTCAATCTCACGGATAAAATATATTGGTCAACGTCAATATGAATTTCATCACCATCTTTCAGTAAGCCAATCATACCTCCTTCGGCTGCTTCTGGACTTACATGGCCAATACTTGCTCCTCTTGTAGCTCCACTAAAACGGCCATCAGTA from Echinicola soli encodes the following:
- a CDS encoding LacI family DNA-binding transcriptional regulator; this translates as MIKRRITLKDLSKELDLAVSTISRALDDHPGISPETKERVKLKADELGFTRNSIASSFRKSKTLTIGVIAPQIDIHFHSLVISGIEEYAYKAGYNVTIFQSRNSFKREKRITETLQNNMFAGVIICQGAETRGIDHFKKLKKMKMPLVFYDRVPTGFEANKVIINDFESSLRATEHLIEKGCKNIAHIGGPQTTGIFKSRYEGFRKALENHHLEISSSFIHFTKGLTYDEGLSAAKELLSQPVKPDGIFCSNDYTAVSAIQVFQKNGFKVPDQVAVVGFSNYPISKIIEPNLSSVNDRAFEMGQAAAKLLIRQIEDEEDLIESEIVTLKTELIIRESSSKKQGDIS
- a CDS encoding alpha/beta fold hydrolase — protein: MSQYSIENLIKKMTGFSSCFQKVNGINIHYVKGGRGEPLILLPGWPQTWWSYRHIMPYLAENYTVIAVDLRGMGDSDKPEEGYTKKNMAGDIRELVISLGYESAHIAGHDIGANVAYSFAVNHPDSIDKLILLDTPPPDENLYKLPMLPVGAPVYPWWVAFNQLRDLPSQLLEGRFELLLNHVLDRLLINKDAINDFDRAVYSHHYNNRENIRASNAWYQTFGEDISEQKTYPKINNLTMGIASSATQGILEGFLSRNAFEYEMMEIEGCGHFLAEEKPGQIANAISDFLK
- a CDS encoding TetR/AcrR family transcriptional regulator is translated as MGGTKSKIIAAAVKCFRSNESNTLDKVAEEAGVTRRTLHRYFESRQNLMECCKKEMLESCNKAMNEAYERGSDQISKVRNMLFAAIEQGAKYSFIKRIYENSDFSGLERKNEFESDSVKNRWLKIIRDLQKEKRINEELTIPWIFNLFGSIIETTVYAFESGDVSKNDSKKFAWISFKGAIGLKE
- a CDS encoding AAA family ATPase, which codes for MFDRSVMSFGETCHREGKEIPVFFDRGFLDAICYRALIQSPISERMQAYAKNWRYTTSVFFLPPWKEI
- a CDS encoding dihydrofolate reductase family protein, translating into MRKLSLFIATSLDGFISGPNEDLSFLTSVEKEGEDYGYAGFMATVDTVIVGRKTYDYVLRTIGPGHYDNGDREVHVITRKARPNQGKVTFHSGGPAELVKKLKSGDGKNIYCDGGAEIIDELLNSDLVDEMTISVVPVLLGEGTRLFKEGRPEQKLELVAAKTFDTGLVQLVYKRKKP